The genomic window CCAAAGTGCGGAAGTTTATAGATAATGAAGAATAACACTGATTATGGGTTGGGGTGTTATAATACTCTACCAAGTCACATCTGAAGGAGAGGGTGAGTgttactcctcacaggagtgtccagtctccagaggcttccatcaagaagaagtggaccaagctcgagtctgactacatagtcaaggtttACAAGGGATTTAAGCCTCATATTAAAGCAATTAaaagagctgagggctcacatattggtTAAAAGTTATgccaaatactatttttagttgattttgttaaataaacatCCTAACAAAACCTATCGTTTAcatttttctcttgaaaaattgattttttttttgtactaatagATAAGATCAACCGTGTATATCGCTCAAACCAGTAGCGGACTTTCACACAGGAAGTCATGTATAATTTTAGCCCTCCTATACCACAGATTAACTAAAAATGGGCACTTTGTTGGGGAAATTTcggattttatatattattttagaaggTAAACTTAAgatcttctttttattacaaaaatgatatatttctaCCCTAATATAGGGCTCTATAAAAAGGCATTGCAGGAGAAGCATGGACCCTATGGCTCCTCTGATATTCCGCCACTGGTTCAAACCCTAGTATAGAGTCTTTGACGTTAAATAAGAAGGGGAAATAGATTACAGTTAGGATACTATTTAAGCAATACTCAAAAAAGTGGtagcaaaatgaaaaaaaatattacatacatttagAAAAATCCTTAGCGGGCATATTCTTAGTAATAAATCCCGACATATTGaggagaaaatatttatctgcATGTTTCATTTAATCTGTGTTAGTGAAGCTATTAtgtaattgtacatatatatttgtaaatcctGGTGCgttaaatttaattcttttcataattaaatatttaaatattttaaatagtatgtataatatttgtacGTATTGTAATTACTatagtaatattaatgatatagaTCCCCTCTCGGTTTCATGGAATCAATAAGTAATGAAAGTTTGTCGGCAGACACAACCATCAATGGAAACTTTTTCaccacaaaaatacattttgatttcaCATTCAGTAATCAAATTCCCTTGTAcggaaaaagaataaaacatatcCATAAGAAAATACTTGCAACTACATATACTAGGACATGACATCCAACTGCACACATCGGCCTCTCATCCCATCATCACTGGGATGCTTCATACTAATGCTACTTCTCTCGAGTCTCCTATTCGTGGATGCAAATATAGGCAACGCCAATCTACAAAACATAATCTCTCTTATTCCTTCATATCAACTCCAAATCCAAGAAAGCTTATTCAAGCCATTTTCATTCAATGTGTCTTCTCTCGTCGCTGCTGCCATCGTAGGGaactttatatttgtttttctgaGTAAGGGACTATTCCTCACAGTCATACCATGGTCATGATCTCCTATATATTTCTTGTTTGCTTTCAGTGTTTTACGTTCTTGCTTTCCTTCCCGAAAATAGGATCGGATCCTCAAAACGGAATGGGAATACCTTTTACGGAGATTATGAGGAGGATTACTACGATGGAGACTACTTCTATGATGAACGACGCCGAAGACTTCAAAAAAGGTGTGAGcatcacaaataattttttttttaaagatatacatttatatgcTGTTCTTTATTTTCAGGTCAGACATCCTTCCCCTGCTTGACTTGTCATTCCCAGCATCACAAGAAGAGATGGAAAGTAGATCCAGTAAAGCTACTCGTATCAAAAATGGGTAAATTTCTTAAGCATGCGACtcattaatgatgaaaaagagTCAAAACTAATTCATagcatattttctctttaatcCATGCATGTAGTTTATCCCACTTCTTCACTTACCCTGCGGAGAGAATATCAAATGCCTTCCAGGATCTGTATCAAATCTATGAAAACTATTGGAGAGGTGTAGTTGGAAGTAGCAAACTTCAAAGTaggaaaattaaacttaaacAGGAGGATGCTTTTCTACGAAAGTCAGCCTCTCATtatcaaaaacacaaaaaagttCCTCctggaaaaggaaaaaggaaCTACCATCGACTGAGACATTCATACTAAACAACtcgatttgtttttcttaaaatacctCCTGTCTAGAATGTACTGAACGGAAATGATACTTCAAATTACTCACGACACTCATTACTATTGACCCTTAATGTAGTATtcgtatgtacatattaaatcTATCGTGTTCTgtagaaaattgtaaaattcaacaataaaaatcaaagatctaaaaaactttataacGTTCCCAAAAACAACctctacaattattttttttaatgttcctttaattggttagatggagttgcactggttaagtataaataaacattatagtactaCAATTAATCCATCTAACTTTTGgtgaaatacatatacatatagtatatttctatctttaggaatcaccggggcgcaAATATAAACActtcaagttcaagagaataactctcGAGCatgttgtccatgagctatggcaATTCTGtctacaaaattttaagttaaagatatatcaatttatcCAATTTTCACCtacaagaattttcaattaccTCAAAGGTCCTTTATCCTCATTTTAAAcacattaataatgaaataaacagtCTTATTATGAACCCTTTCATTCTTTGCTCTTCAAACTATGCGTGCATCATGGATGTTAATTAGTTAAACTGTATAAACAATTGGTTTATTTCCCTAATTGCAAGTATTTACATCTCAATTCCatgaaatgaacaaaaataaagctatactatcaattaaatgttatttggatatttataattattagggGTGTACCGATGCATCagaattgaccttttttgaagtatagGAATCGGATCAATACTACCGATTCACCCGATACTtacacatacttttttatatacagtattaagcaaaaaagaatagttttatagtttttaaattttattatttcaaaaagtcagCCAATAAAAGGAGGCGAAGATCATAGTATAGAATATACTACCAACCTTTATTTAAATGTTCTAAcaattaaactgtatttttcccctacaaaaatcccatttttaccTATAAAGAAGAAACCAAGTATCGATACATGTTTTTCTATCAAGAGATTGTTTCGCACATAAATGAGTTGATGAATAAAAGGGATTGAAAACGAAGAAATTGTACTCAATGGTTGGGATGTATGTATTAGGCATTtgtcaatgtttttaaaaacttttacttCACCAGGCGTATCAAATCCCTTTTAGTCCGTCCGATCTCAAGGAGgtttgtatagttgttttttatttttaaaaaattcaactttgttcgaaaatatgtgtattatttaaaatagactGATTTATACATCGAAAAAATGGCTCGCGGACCATATGCTTGTCCTTAAATTTTACTACTAGAACCATTTTCCTTTATACTTTCTTTAGATGTAAATTATAGCACCTAATTGTGGAAGAGGCCTATAAAACTGGTAAAAAAAAGTGCTATcagtttttaaacaaattgcTTATCCACCAATATTCaggaataaattatgaagtacCACTATACTATTGAGAGTAGAATACTTTGTGAATGTGCCccttttcatgagcacactcacacgtaagtCATAAatactcaatacaataatacttacatccattcatatgacgtgttctctcctcaagaatgaaagacaaataataagagtttgaggaaaaaaaagtaatatgtttatgagtattttagtctctagagcgctcactaacaaaaacaaactaaattggttttaatattttagcgcagcgtttattttttattcaaatcttaagatATAGGATAAAACCATACGAATTATGATATTCATaagagagcaataaaaaaaaactaaactgtTGTATAtattcgatgctacatgcaaaagcctcgaatatttcattaatactacTATATCAATAtgtcttagataaaaaatatgtaaatgactTACATCAGGGATAACTATATACAGTTCCCCTTATATTCATGTTGGATGCTATATGTACACacctccaatatttcataaatactaatacattgttatttcttagttcAAAATATGTTGATCATATACATCAGGAAGCACTATACACAATGCACtctgtgactgtttttcatacatttagaCATACATACGTGTATAACCCTTACTTAATTATTgagatttgtataaaaataaagttcgCTCTGGATTGGTCTCAGAAGTTTTTGATCTGGACCGGTCCaaagcaaaaaatatgtatagatcGGTCTAAAGGAACAATACAGTCTAATTTggtccaaaaaagaaaagaagaaggttTAAACCGCTTTAACATATAAATGGTTTATGACCCCATAAGTGTTTTCGAATTGTCAACACTGTACAgtgacgtcatacgaattttaaaCAGAGATAGATTCGAAGAATTTCTACTTCCTCATTCATCCTGGAATATGGAACTCCGAATTCGAGTCTCTCTTCAAATGAGATATCGAGTTAAAAATTCCTTGGATTCCTTTGGTTCTAACTCTTGTAGAGCACAGACGTCACCTAATGCGGTCTTAATGAATtagtaattatgtaattaaaagcATATCTACATTTCAAATTGGTATTTGTTTCAGTTTAAGGGTTATAATTTCAAactgtaatttgttttttttttccgtcTTCAAAGAATTTAAAGGGAATTTTCATCTTAATTCTTTAAAGAATGGTCTtatcataaacaaatatttatatagaccTACAGGAAGGAAAGGGAGCAGTATGAAAACACTTTCCTAAGTTAACAATGAGTTAACTAATGATCAGTAAATTTCTCTGTTCATTAAAAATGAAGTGCTTATTTTCCCATGTAAGTATGAATACCTTGTGTAGCATATGGACTAAAAAATCAGTAAcacatgtatttaaatttctaatttcttcaaaaaaaaataatgagaggAGAAACGACGAGTAAACTtgtcccaaaaaaattgtatttacataCTACAATGTTATGTTATAAGAAAAAAGGGAGGTTGTGTCATTATTGcacaatatatattcattatttattcaactatgacgtaatatctttaaaaaatatttgaagaacaaGGAAAGACTTCAATTGATGAATAATGAAggtattaaatgattaattttatatgtattgatgtttcaaatatatattttatgctcAATGTTAGGCccatatccatttttttaaaattgaaatataaggtctattctataacttcagacttttacgaaaaaataaaaaagatatttgcttCTAAGTAAGGTACTTCTTTTAACTCGATTTTttagtggttatatacattttttattaattgtaattaagattaagtaataaatacCGGGTGccgcgaaaaaatctttacactttcaatctagaactttatcaagatgtattcaGCAATCAGTTGTTACAggatatgttaataaaataactagtaACCCTAATCATCAATGTAATCACCCTTGGcatcaatgatggcttccatgcGGCCATGaaaggccttgcacccattTCAGATGAggtcctcagacatggcatcacagtgctggttgacagtgtccTTGAAGTTATTGATATTTGGGCGACGGACGGTGCAGGCATTTGACTCAACATGCACCTAAAAAGTGAAGTGcaatgggttggcatctggtgagtaggggccatattttctttggccagaaaggcaagttgtcctccaacaacttctgggcctttttggacgtgtttGCAGGCACACCACCTTATGTCCGGGTTCCTGTTGAGATCTCGGTTGGTTTCTTGCTAGCATCCAAAAGTGTGCGTAtcgaaattcgttggtcacgttcaaaTGGCATTTTCTCGTCTTCTAAGATacttaggaattttttttttttttttttttttttttttttgtatttgacgaGAACAATTTTACCACATTCACAAAAAcgttgatttatgtagcaaaaacgaagtataaagatttttttaccgCATGTGGTAATTCCTTTTCATATGttgaatgtttgtatcaatttgttatttactttgattttcatctatataattCTTTCATGTGGAAATATGGCACTAAGTTGTAGCTATACattaaaaacttgattaaaaaaaaaaaaaaaaaagctttaaaggcCAAAACTGTAGAGATTGAAtgtttaatggtcattttcgtgttctacgaTTTTAATAACACAAATAAATGGGGTTTAAGCCTTCGCACAAAAATAGCGTTGTATGGACAAATCATTGGATTTGTTCCATTCCGACCACACATATTTTTGCAACAATGctataaaaaccaaatatttagaacggtatattttagttaattttactCTACCGTCCTTGGATTTCCTGGGACTTCAATCCCCACGCTGGGTTTGGAGGTTTATATTCATCTACAAAGACATAGAAatagctaaaatataatatctagatatatcaataaagaaatgTTTCTCTCTCAAGTCCCCGGATACACTGTATATATATGGAGTGTTCCATGATGTATATGTACATGAATATATTCTGATCTAATAAATACAAACGTAGTcgtattcataaaatattgcaggtgtgttCATATAACTTCACacgtatatacagggtgtactgTATATAATGGTCgatgatgtaaatcatataactatttttatacgAGAAATAATAACCTCTACTTTGGTCCAgtcaataatttcataatattgactacaatttaaatttaacttagATATTTTAACACTCAAGGGAACAATTTTGAATGGCTAGCTCATGAAGATCGAATTCTCTTCCATGCAGTTTTCGAATCCCGGGTCTATCATCACATACAatactaagaaaaatattttagactaGAAAAATAAGCATTAGGTTGTATAACAGGTCgaacaatttttagaaaatcttTCTTCTTGTtctttaatccattttttttattgaaaaaaaatatgctttgcCCCATCTTTTACTTATTCTTCTTTATAGTGAGCCACATAGGAGTATGGACAATCATAACAAAACTTACCACCCCAATCAAGTGTTGGAAAGATCTTCTTTAGCCATAAAATCCGATTCACAGAAGTAAGCCATCTCGCAAGATTTATATTtcctggatttaaaaaaataatatcatccaAAAAGAGTCctgatataagtatttttgatcTGTACCTTATATGAAAAACCTGTATTAACATTTGTATCATCACATCCAATAGCTTCAATGGAATGTTTTTGGGTTTTTCCCTTAAAGTGCTAATAATGTCCTCACACAAGCAACGAGCTTTTCCAGTATTTGTGCTAAAATAtcctaaatactttttattcggTTCCAAAATCAAGGATACATGatcttctgtttcttttttttaggttgACTCGGCAAAGGAATATTTCCAGCACATTCTTCTCTTCTTATCCTCCTAACTATATTTTAGTCTATGAAATGTTGTCTCTTGGATTTATTCATAATTCCAATACCATCCAATAAAGATGTCAATAGCAATGTATCCCTCTACATGTCTCACTTAACCCTGTCACAGGCTTCTGCTGAGGAagacaaacattttatttcgGCATTAAAATTATTAGTTGGACTCATTTTTTCTTCGGGTATTATCCTCGTAAGAGTCTTTTTTGGTAGTAAAAATCTATCACTTATGACAGAAAATGCATCATCTGGATTTAGTTTATCAATTCAAGATTGATTttggagtgaaaaaaaaatatatatatattttaatttacttaaaaaaaacaaaaaaaaaaaaaacgctgGGTAGGGAATACATTTTGGAAGGGGGTAAGTCAATGTCGAAAGTTTGAGAACTAAAATTCTTCTAACAAgatactatttaataaaaaattttttattaaacttaaatttttcgaaTTACCATGAcatgtatgctaaaaaaatgacgtataataaaataatattatacattgatatttcaatCCTATGTCGGCAcctaaaaacattttcaatccATCTGAAATTGGGCAAGTTTGCTTATTTTTatgccttgaaaaaaaaaaactagcccTATTTTGATTTTCGCCCAGTCCTACTAAGCATGTATAACAAGAGtactgttttttttagtttatctcATACGTATATCATAcataattcatatgtattttccgtatacttgaattatatatagaagctggtatattaaaaagaattttgtttgttattaatgaacgctctaaagactaaagtactcgtcactcatcccaacatattaaatcttttttctcaaactcttatgattattctttcattcttgaagggAAAACTcgtcatataaatttatataagtagttTTGTATTAGaaacattttctattaaaaagcaaaagttccttaatttgggtgTGAGGGGGGGAGATTGTGTAGCTACGTTGAGTGGGCTTAtcaatgaaaaatggagagtaagaGTGGGATTTCTTGggaattatattctatattgtTAGAGAAATATATGACTTGTAGCTGAAGCCTAATTACTTCGGGCAATGCTGGTACTAGGGCTAGTTAATGAATAAGGATGTTTGTGATTCAACTCACATATATCATTTGAGTGTGGAATTTTTCCAtcaatattatagttattactaggatcagtcattttttttacagataatatgatgtttctgaaaatataagatatatacaaAAGATTAAACATATTTCTCAACTCACTTTTTATAGGTTGTACTtcccaataaaaaaagatatataaatagtttcCTTGTGTTTAACTACTACACGCCTAATGTTTCTATATTAGGGAAACCCTCTACAATGCTTTATCAAGGAAAAATCAAATACGTTAATGACAATAGTGTTTGCTAAAAGGACCAAAGATTGTAAGATATTCAACAGAGCATTTTTAATGTTCGAAAATACTAAATCCGGGTTGGGGGCTGCCCCATGCTTGATTATCAAGAATAAGTGCATAtcataaggtaaaaaaaaataaaaaaagttataaaagtgCAGCATTTtggacaaattaaaatttaaaaaataaaataaataacatatatctCAAGGTtcacaatatattttctataaagaatgaggatttcaaattatattctttaaacaaataaaataaatttaaaaattataaaacagggcattacatttttatctttGTCCTAGGTCTTGCCTACTGTCAAACTGGATCCCCAAccgttttctttttgtaagacataccaacaaaattttacaatatgtaATGCCAACTCTTTTGAAGTACCAGAAATAGGACATGttgaaaattgacataaaataaaaaatctccagtgtgtaaaaatacaaagaacCGAAAATGAGCGTGGTaactctaacaatttgaagaatgttttggaggagagtaggttagttgttatgacgttttatgGGATTAGCTGGGAGTAGCTATGAGAtggaggaaataaaaacaaatcccactTCGTATGCAGGAATGATATAGGCGAGAATCACTCCAATGTGGATTATCAATAGTCAATTTTAATCCGAGCCCAACAAGGGCTTATAACTTACTCTTTGCCTTTTTACTTTGCTCTTAAAGAATAGAATAatagtgataaaatattttacaattaaaagaaACTGTTCAAATTGCATCTATAGGACCTCTTGCGCTCAACCAATTTCATATTTGTTCATAATTCTAATGATTGCCCATGTCTTAGATGAGCCAATAcgtgcaggggcgtccgcaggattatgtatatatatatatatatcattgatcattttttattcttcaaggCAAAAATCCAGGAATTTTTGCCTTGAAGGGGGGAGGGGATACAGTCCCTTCAGTCCCCCTATGGACACTTCTAATATTACGCAATTTGATGAGTATTAGACCACTAAGACCTATGTAAATAGTGGTACCTCCATACTCGACCATAGTTTGctccaaaaaatgatttgttcgAAAACCGTAAAATGCTTGGTTGAAAGCCATTATTCCACATATGTAATCAAgggatttcatatttataatagaatatataaaaatttcttaatattatatgtacagggtggtccataTAAATgtggaaaatctttaaaggcttataacgaaacAACTAGATGGGGTAGaaccatgtttttttattattggaaaactatattaattatattaaaatatttgtaatgaaatctgcctctcttgataacctcggccacacTAACTTTGAAAGGCGCTGAAGACGTAGTGCAGATCCAGTTTTGTCATTGTACACTTAATTGACTTCTTCAGGACCTCCACAGGCGAATGATACTGGGCAAAGGTCTCATGCTCcacatatgaatatattttaattcaattactcCAAATTATTCGTATTGGTaaggacaaaataaatatagttctTGAAAGAGAGGGATTCCTTGTAAACATCTATCACTCGCAAATATTctcataaacataattttagaaaataattatgaatagagatgtaaaaatatgaccCTAGACGAGTTGGAACTTGAATaaggttttgaatttttgaaagctgtaatcatgattatttaatttttgtggaggGACATCCAAAGTGTGTGAGCTCATGGATATTGGAGAATAACACTGATGATTgtttggggagttataagtgttgGTTCTTGTTGAACTTTTAGTAGAACTGAGGATAGAAAACGAAGTAATTCTCGCATTTGTCCTTGCttgatatggagtgggatttgtgttaatttccttcttcgTCTTCTAACAGCTGCTTGCAGTTAATCCAATAGAccgtcatgagagctaagctgctctccttgcaaatattttcaaattatcaaggtgatcacgttatttttttaattacatactggcaatttatattttttggactaTCATGATAGATATCATTGGTATCTTACACAAGCAAATACTACTCATGAcactgttttaatttaattcaatcttTCCTTTCATAACTACtctactgatttaaaaaatcgcCTCTAGTTGGTATAAAAGGTGGGAAAAAGTGTGCACGTTTCATTTATAGAGTACTCATTGcagtattttacatatttttttttctattagaccgatttttgtgtgtgtgtgtgtacgaGAGCAAAACACCATGTGAGGGACACGTGGGTAAGCTATATAGATATGGGTATATACTGTATTAAATTTGTGTTAGCCAATACAAATTTAGATACTTAGGTgatacccaaggttaatagaaatacaaagtaatcgtgtacgactgatgtttgacttccaggaggcttttaatattgacgtcatagtaattGAGTggtgtgtgttttgtcaaaatctgtttttattgctcaacagtcggtacaatacatcagattgaaaattctagcattagtgacgtcatagactatgagtgattgcgtgttttgttaaaatctggCTATCTTGCCCtgcagtcggtacaatatatCCGATTGAACGTTATAGCAAGTCCGATTCCATGATGatgtaaccttgtatttttattaaccttgtgTGAAACCCATACCCGTGGAACCGAACCAGGAACTCCTATAAATCAATAGCCCTCAAAAAAGGTTTCCCACGGAATTACTCGTCAACAGGTAAAAATGTAAACAGTACTCAATTCCTTATTTATtggcaggtttttttttaacgttgaaTACTAAAAATAGGGTTTTAGCATTTTGTTCCACTAATACTCGTGGCACTTAATCTTAAAATTGTAGTCACTTGTAGGATCAGTGTttccactcaaaaaaaaaaaaaaaaaaaaaaaagaagaagaaaataataataattatatgtataaatatagtCATTCAAGGATACCTTGTGAacttcatttgaatatttttttctaaaattaacgGTTGCCAAGAATCCAAAATTTACaatccagatttttttttttttttacatttgtagcCTTTTTCAACTTGTTATGTGTCCAATGGGAGAAATATCGGATTTTTGTGTTAACGTGTGtccaaaatcttatttttgtaatacaaaaatttgttaaaaattaaaaaaatatatttgaccgCGAGTCgggttttattttaacttttgttaaagaaactaaaaaaaaaaaaaactatgttcaGATTGCAACTAGAAAGAGCCACTCCCTTtttctatgacatattttttatgtcattcaGTTTATAATTTCAACACAGCTAAAGAAAATAAGGccattggttatttttttatttattttaccatcTGACTCAATTAGAGTTTAATATCATTCCCGTTTGTGGAATTGTcgattataatatcattaaaatatcagtgaaaataaaaataacaatcaaatGTAAAGTAATATACCCCTTTTTCATCTGAAGTCATTGCTCAATCTTTTGCACATCCTGTTGCCTCTATCAATCTACTTAGTTATCTCtttctataatttataagatttgAGAGAGCAAGCCAAGTAGTTCATTGTTTGGTTTTTTGTGACatcattttctttcttgaaaACTTAGCAAAAAGTGCACACGATTTTGTCgcacactttcataaaaatgacgtcTTATATGTATTGATGACAACATAATCAGGGAaccttttattgttattgtctttcaaaagTAAGGGCCCAATGCCGTTTCCCCTGTTGTGGCTTACAGTTACTTTAATTGTAGGGATAGTTTCGGGTAATACACGTTCCTGgaacttaaatgaaaaaaaaatacccgtCATTAATCGTTCTACTTGCACTTATATACAAGGATATGACTTAGGAAACAAATAAGCTCATAGTTTTTgttgacgtcatcatcaatcgTGAAAACTCAGCAAAAAATGCATACGGTTACGTCACCTATAGTTATAAATTGTTTCCTACCCGCACTCTCATTAATAAGCAGGGTCGCTGGAACTATCCAAAATGGAAGGGCTAATGCTGTGttgtctatattatttattcttgaagagagaactgAGTTAAAATGTAAGTACTTAGAGTAAAAATGAGGGGTAATTTTTGGCCTAAATCATTGTTGGATACGGAAAGggaacttgtgtttatttccttatgcCCTAGCTGCTTGCATTTAATCTAATCTAATGGGACTACcttatattttaatggttttttaacAGAACAACGAATcatttttctacaactctactAATCAGTGACTTAGTTTCATTATTGCTTGTTTCTCTACTTCTGAAAACTCTTCGTAATTAAAACTATAGTACCAATTACTTGCGGGTATTAAAATATCCAGTTCTACCCTAGTCCAAAGATCAATGACCTGTGTATGCCTTGTTCTTTCTCTAATAGGTTTTTAATATTGGGAAGACATTTTTGGGTAGTATCTCAAATGCAAAGGATGGTTTGTCCCTAGATTTTGGGTAACTCCAATTCGTCCTGAGGAGGCTTActacatttataaaactatataaatgaatatgtattttctgaatttaatgACATCAAAATCACTGTATACTTTATTtgagtattatataattatttgtcatttaataattaatttcctttaaatcAAGTTATactatatttacttataaagtaagggtaaaatatttccttttct from Lepeophtheirus salmonis chromosome 1, UVic_Lsal_1.4, whole genome shotgun sequence includes these protein-coding regions:
- the LOC121131797 gene encoding uncharacterized protein, with the translated sequence MTSNCTHRPLIPSSLGCFILMLLLSSLLFVDANIGNANLQNIISLIPSYQLQIQESLFKPFSFNVSSLVAAAIVGNFIFVFLMFYVLAFLPENRIGSSKRNGNTFYGDYEEDYYDGDYFYDERRRRLQKRSDILPLLDLSFPASQEEMESRSSKATRIKNGLSHFFTYPAERISNAFQDLYQIYENYWRGVVGSSKLQSRKIKLKQEDAFLRKSASHYQKHKKVPPGKGKRNYHRLRHSY